From Glycine soja cultivar W05 chromosome 4, ASM419377v2, whole genome shotgun sequence, the proteins below share one genomic window:
- the LOC114409675 gene encoding protein LEO1 homolog, producing MGGEEKRHQMMQNLFGDQSEEEEELDVDSEHESNPQLNYPSDEGEGVGEQEGEVEGQGEVEIESDGDGEPDRESEGEREQSSQEVEVVEREEESEGRDSDSDAKDGGYSQHGVTSKRRDDVVESGSERSEENQYAHHDDGEEVDEARSPSGSPRDEKDETRDLHAAPEIRDVFGDFDDDEEEDIGYAVQQDIRQDSNRYAVEEEGSYGKNLRPEDILADEDNQYESEDENIEIKTKEKPLGPPLELEVPLRPPPALPEKMNMIKVSNIMGVDPKPFDPKTYVEEDTFVTDESGTRKRIRLENNIVRWRTTRNPDGTTSCESNARFVRWSDGSLQLLIGNEVLDISVQDAQHDQAHLFLRHGKGILQSQGRLLRKMRFMPSSLSSNSHRLLTALVDSRHKKAFKVKNCITDIDPEREKEEKEKAESQNIRANVLLNRKREKVNRKYTPAVERRRQLSPGFLEDALDEEDEADYYDNHRSQRRFEDDLEVEARAEKRIMNAKKSQGPKDIPRKSSFPPAKSSRNPMGYPDDEREESEYETEEEEDERPPSRKRDEDTEPEYEDEEEEEEHYEEAEQVNDASDDGEEEEPKQKSKEFRGSAKRKGFESDDDSSPRKITTHRRMAVVYDSDED from the exons ATGGGAGGCGAGGAGAAGCGGCACCAGATGATGCAGAACCTCTTCGGAGACCAATCCGAGGAGGAGGAAGAGCTCGACGTTGATTCTGAGCACGAATCAAACCCGCAACTCAATTACCCCTCC gACGAGGGGGAGGGGGTGGGGGAGCAGGAGGGCGAGGTGGAGGGCCAGGGCGAGGTGGAGATCGAGAGCGACGGAGACGGTGAGCCCGACCGTGAGAGCGAGGGCGAGAGGGAGCAGAGCTCGCAGGAGGTGGAGGTTGTGGAGAGGGAAGAGGAGAGCGAGGGAAGAGACTCGGATAGTGATGCCAAGGACGGCGGGTATAGCCAGCATGGCGTCACGAGCAAGCGGAGGGACGACGTCGTGGAGAGCGGATCGGAGAGGTCCGAGGAAAATCAGTACGCTCACCATGATGACGGGGAAGAAGTGGATGAAGCCAGAAGCCCCAG TGGGTCACCCAGGGATGAAAAAGATGAGACTCGTGACTTGCATGCGGCCCCTGAAATTCGTGATGTATTTGgtgattttgatgatgatgaagaggagGACATCGGGTATGCAGTTCAGCAGGACATCAGACAAGATTCGAAT AGATATGCTGTGGAGGAGGAAGGAAGTTACGGAAAGAACCTGAGACCTGAAGATATACTCGCTGATGAAGATAATCAGTATGAATCAGAGGATGAAAATATCGAGATAAAAACTAAGGAGAAGCCACTTGGCCCCCCCTTAGAGTTAGAGGTTCCATTACGACCACCTCCAGCTCTTCCAGAAAAG ATGAACATGATTAAAGTTTCCAATATTATGGGTGTTGATCCAAAACCCTTTGATCCTAAAACATATGTGGAAGAGGATACTTTTGTAACTGATGAATCTGGAACCAGAAAACGCATACGTTTGGAGAACAATATTGTACGCTGGAGGACTACTAGAAATCCTGATGGCACAACATCT TGTGAAAGCAACGCTCGCTTTGTGAGATGGTCTGATGGCAGCCTGCAGCTATTAATTGGGAATGAAGTTCTTGACATATCAGTACAAGATGCACAGCATGATCAAGCACATCTTTTCCTTAGACATGGAAAG GGAATCCTCCAATCACAAGGAAGGTTATTAAGGAAAATGAGGTTTATGCCATCTTCCTTGTCATCAAATTCTCATCGGCTGCTGACTGCCCTTGTTGACTCAAGGCATAAGAAGGCTTTTAAGGTTAAAAACTGCATTACTGACATTGATCCTGAGcgggaaaaagaagaaaaagagaag GCTGAAAGTCAAAATATCCGTGCTAATGTGCTTCTTAACCGAAAGCGTGAGAAGGTGAATCGGAAGTATACTCCAGCTGTGGAGAGGAGGCGTCAACTTTCTCCTGGGTTTTTAGAGGATGCTTTGGATGAG GAGGATGAAGCAGACTATTATGATAATCATCGTTCTCAGCGCCGCTTTGAGGATGATTTGGAAGTGGAAGCCCGAGCAGAGAAACGAATTATGAATGCTAAAAAG TCACAGGGACCTAAAGATATCCCTCGTAAGTCTTCCTTCCCACCTGCTAAATCCTCTCGGAACCCAATGGGTTACCCAGATGATGAGAGAGAGGAGTCTGAGTATGAAACTGAGGAGGAGGAAGATGAGAGGCCTCCTTCACGTAAGAGGGATGAGGATACTGAGCCAGAGTATGAGGAtgaggaagaagaggaagaacacTATGAAGAAGCCGAACAAGTTAATGATGCATCAGATGATGGGGAAGAGGAG GAACCAAAGCAGAAGAGCAAGGAGTTTAGAGGCAGTGCCAAAAGGAAGGGATTTGAATCTGATGATGACTCTTCTCCAAGGAAAATAACCACCCATCGGCGGATGGCGGTTGTGTATGATAGTGATGAGGACTGA